From a single Apium graveolens cultivar Ventura chromosome 2, ASM990537v1, whole genome shotgun sequence genomic region:
- the LOC141708377 gene encoding low-temperature-induced cysteine proteinase, giving the protein MTTRLWSFLVPVLLLCIPSCTYSTTTSDLFEAWCISHVKTYSSQQEKLYRLRIFEENYMYITQHNMNNNMAANSSLSYTLSIDNAFADLTHQEFKASRLGLSSKGLIRMNLGGSSKDSDDVNNVPTSLDWRDKGAVTNVKDQGSCGACWSFSATGAIEGINKIVTGSLTSLSEQELVDCDRSYNDGCEGGLMDYAYQFVVKNKGIDTEDDYPYQSRDTTCNKNKLNRHVVTIDGYIDVRENDEKQLLAAVAAQPVSVGICGSERNFQLYSKGIFNGPCSTSLDHAVLIVGYGSENGVDYWIVKNSWGKQWGMNGYMHMQRNSGNSQGICGINMMASYPTKTSPNPPPSPSPGPTKCSLLTSCSEGETCCCARSLFGICLSWKCCELNSAVCCDDHRHCCPQDYPVCDTKRNMCLKQTGNYTLVMEFKNKKSSGKLGGRISFLGGWILWR; this is encoded by the exons ATGACTACTAGGTTATGGTCATTTTTAGTTCCTGTACTTTTGCTATGTATACCTTCCTGTACCTATTCAACTACCACTTCTGATCTCTTTGAAGCCTGGTGCATCTCCCATGTCAAAACATACTCTTCACAACAAGAAAAGCTTTACAGACTTAGAATATTTGAAGAAAACTATATGTATATTACCCAACACAACATGAACAATAATATGGCTGCTAATTCATCATTATCATATACTCTGTCAATTGATAATGCCTTTGCTGATCTGACCCACCAAGAGTTTAAGGCTTCTAGGTTAGGTCTGTCATCTAAAGGGCTTATTAGAATGAATCTTGGTGGATCAAGTAAAGATTCTGATGATGTGAACAATGTTCCTACTTCACTGGATTGGAGGGATAAAGGTGCAGTTACCAATGTTAAAGATCAGGGAAGTTGTG GTGCATGTTGGTCATTCTCAGCAACTGGAGCAATTGAAGGTATTAATAAAATTGTTACCGGATCTCTTACCAGCCTGTCTGAGCAGGAGTTGGTTGACTGTGATAGATCTTATAATGATGGTTGTGAGGGGGGACTCATGGACTATGCATATCAGTTTGTTGTGAAAAACAAAGGCATTGATACTGAGGATGACTACCCTTACCAAAGTAGGGACACAACATGCAACAAAAACAAA TTGAATAGACATGTGGTAACCATAGATGGGTATATTGATGTGCGGGAAAATGATGAGAAACAACTCTTGGCAGCAGTGGCAGCTCAGCCAGTAAGTGTAGGTATATGTGGAAGTGAAAGAAATTTTCAGCTATACTCGAAG GGAATATTCAATGGACCATGCTCGACTTCTTTGGATCATGCTGTATTAATTGTGGGATATGGTTCAGAAAATGGAGTTGATTATTGGATTGTGAAGAATTCATGGGGAAAGCAGTGGGGAATGAATGGCTATATGCACATGCAACGCAACAGTGGAAATTCTCAAGGTATTTGTGGGATAAATATGATGGCGTCATATCCAACCAAGACTAGCCCAAATCCACCACCCTCTCCTTCCCCAGGTCCTACAAAATGTAGTCTATTAACTTCTTGCTCAGAAGGTGAAACCTGCTGCTGTGCACGAAGCCTTTTTGGTATATGCTTGTCATGGAAATGTTGCGAGTTAAATTCTGCAGTATGCTGTGATGATCATCGTCACTGCTGCCCTCAAGATTATCCAGTCTGTGATACAAAAAGAAACATGTGCCTCAAG CAAACAGGCAATTACACGTTGGTAATGGAGTTTAAGAATAAAAAATCTTCAGGGAAGTTAGGTGGCCGGATTTCTTTTCTGGGGGGCTGGATCCTCTGGAGGTAA